The following proteins are encoded in a genomic region of Magnolia sinica isolate HGM2019 chromosome 1, MsV1, whole genome shotgun sequence:
- the LOC131240797 gene encoding pentatricopeptide repeat-containing protein At5g66520-like translates to MSASPPLPLPPHTLPRSRHPQNDQNAPWIPTPQLLSEYPFLRHIRSCNSIKHLKQIHAQSIASGAIHDNFVASRILSFAALSPNGSLPYARHLFDQIPKPDAFIANTLIRGYTSGPCPIDALLFYIHILESSLRLDAHAIPLLLKACSEIPSLPLGRAIHSHVFKFGWGSHIPLLNYLVYMYSSCGSIDSAELIFSRMTEFDDASWNIMVGGYLKCGLFEAARRLFDETLERDVVSWSVMINGYVQSSFFKEALELFRKMLVEKVEPNESVLVNVLSACAHLGAMEQGKWIEGYVTKKNVGVTVRLGTALVDMYSKCGCVERALEVFNEMKEKNVLAWSAMIGGLAINGHGEDALRLFSQMEMHGVRANNVTFVGVLNACSHSRLVDEGSIYFDSMTKVYGLKPNIQHYCCMVDLYGRAGLLDRAQEVIKSMPMEPNSAVWGALANACRIHGNAQLGERVGKQLLELEPDHSGRYVLLSNIYAAEGKWSDVAVLRREMKERGVSKTPGCSFIDLKGTIHEFIAGDNSHPQSQEIYAKLEDISKELKLAGHTPNTSAVLLDMDEEEKQTALYHHSEKLAIAFGLINSDPGATIRITKNLRVCEDCHAATKMISRIYKHEIVVRDRIRFHHFKDGSCSCMDFW, encoded by the coding sequence ATGTCCGCTTCACCACCACTCCCTCTCCCTCCTCACACTCTCCCTCGTTCTCGCCACCcacaaaatgaccaaaatgccccttgGATTCCAACCCCCCAACTCCTCTCCGAATACCCTTTTCTCCGCCATATCCGTTCCTGCAACTCCATCAAACACCTTAAGCAAATTCATGCCCAATCCATCGCATCCGGAGCCATCCACGACAACTTTGTCGCATCCCGTATCCTCTCTTTCGCCGCTCTCTCCCCCAACGGATCTCTCCCGTACGCCCGCCACCTGTTTGATCAAATTCCCAAACCCGATGCCTTCATCGCCAACACCCTCATCCGTGGCTACACGTCTGGGCCCTGCCCAATCGATGCACTCCTATTCTACATCCATATTCTAGAATCTTCCCTCCGTCTCGATGCCCATGCCATTCCTCTCCTTCTCAAGGCATGTTCTGAAATACCTTCTCTTCCGTTGGGCAGAGCGATTCACTCACATGTTTTCAAATTTGGTTGGGGCTCTCACATCCCGCTTCTGAATTATCTTGTTTATATGTACTCCTCCTGCGGATCGATTGATTCTGCAGAACTTATTTTTAGCAGGATGACAGAATTTGATGATGCTTCATGGAATATAATGGTGGGTGGGTATTTGAAATGCGGGCTTTTTGAAGCTGCACGCCGGCTGTTTGATGAAACGCTGGAGAGAGATGTTGTGTCATGGAGCGTGATGATTAACGGGTATGTCCAGAGTAGCTTTTTCAAGGAGGCTCTGGAGCTGTTTAGAAAAATGCTAGTTGAGAAAGTCGAACCCAATGAGAGTGTGTTGGTGAATGTCCTTTCTGCTTGCGCTCATTTGGGAGCCATGGAGCAAGGGAAGTGGATTGAGGGATATGTGACGAAGAAGAATGTAGGTGTCACCGTGCGGTTGGGAACTGCTCTTGTAGACATGTATTCAAAGTGTGGGTGTGTCGAGAGGGCACTTGAGGTTTTCAATGAGATGAAGGAGAAGAACGTACTGGCTTGGAGCGCAATGATCGGTGGGCTTGCAATCAATGGGCATGGTGAGGATGCATTACGTCTGTTCTCTCAGATGGAAATGCATGGAGTCAGAGCAAACAATGTGACGTTCGTTGGAGTTTTAAATGCGTGTAGCCATTCAAGGTTGGTCGATGAAGGATCAATTTACTTCGATTCCATGACAAAGGTGTATGGGCTAAAGCCAAATATTCAACACTATTGTTGTATGGTTGATCTTTATGGTCGAGCTGGGTTGTTAGATCGAGCACAAGAGGTCATTAAAAGCATGCCCATGGAACCCAATTCTGCCGTTTGGGGAGCTCTCGCTAATGCTTGCAGGATTCATGGGAATGCCCAATTGGGCGAGCGAGTAGGAAAACAGCTTCTTGAGCTGGAGCCGGATCATAGTGGGCGGTATGTCCTCTTATCAAATATATATGCTGCTGAAGGGAAGTGGAGCGATGTTGCGGTGCTGAGGAGAGAGATGAAAGAACGTGGTGTTAGTAAGACGCCTGGGTGTAGCTTCATAGACTTGAAAGGTACCATTCATGAGTTTATTGCAGGAGATAACTCACACCCGCAAAGCCAAGAGATTTATGCCAAATTGGAAGATATAAGCAAAGAACTCAAGCTTGCAGGTCATACACCCAACACTAGTGCAGTATTGCTCGATATGGATGAGGAAGAAAAGCAGACAGCGCTCTACCACCACAGCGAGAAGTTGGCAATTGCATTTGGGTTAATTAATAGTGATCCGGGTGCAACCATTCGAATCACGAAGAACCTTCGTGTGTGTGAAGATTGTCATGCCGCTACAAAGATGATATCAAGGATTTACAA